One Maribacter cobaltidurans genomic window carries:
- a CDS encoding DUF4290 domain-containing protein — protein sequence MDLVDNLEYNTERPQLIIPEYGRHFQKMVDYAVTIEDTAERNRIAKSIISVMGNLQPHLRDVPDFQHKLWDQLFIMSDFKLDVESPFPITSKEMLQKRPEPLDYPQNYPKYRFYGNNIKRMIDVAVKWEKGDKRAGLEYAIANHMKKCYLNWNKEVVDDAAIFKHLYELSNGEIDLAAKGENLTDSGQFLKNRVAKTPRSSSGKKNRSNNRGKKRY from the coding sequence TTGGATTTAGTAGACAACCTCGAGTACAATACAGAGCGTCCACAATTGATTATACCTGAATATGGTAGGCATTTTCAAAAAATGGTGGACTACGCAGTAACCATAGAAGACACTGCGGAACGCAATAGGATAGCAAAATCGATAATTAGTGTAATGGGCAATTTACAGCCCCATCTACGTGACGTTCCTGATTTTCAACATAAGTTATGGGATCAACTGTTCATAATGTCCGATTTTAAATTGGACGTTGAATCACCTTTCCCCATTACTTCCAAGGAAATGCTTCAAAAGCGTCCAGAACCTTTGGACTATCCACAAAATTATCCCAAATACAGATTTTATGGCAATAACATCAAACGAATGATTGATGTGGCCGTAAAATGGGAAAAAGGGGATAAACGTGCAGGTTTGGAGTACGCCATAGCAAATCACATGAAGAAATGCTATCTCAATTGGAATAAGGAAGTGGTGGACGATGCCGCAATTTTCAAACATCTTTATGAGCTTAGCAATGGTGAGATCGATTTGGCCGCCAAAGGTGAAAACCTTACGGATAGTGGTCAATTTCTAAAAAACAGGGTTGCAAAAACTCCAAGGTCCTCTTCCGGTAAAAAGAATCGAAGTAATAATCGCGGTAAAAAACGCTACTAA
- a CDS encoding DUF493 family protein, translating into MEETNSEEFYDKLKEQLEATSSWPSNYLYKFIVLSDQNKINRIHKIFDNMGAVIESKKSKNGKYTSVSITVNLENPDEVIAKYKEVGAIEGVISL; encoded by the coding sequence ATGGAGGAAACGAATTCTGAGGAGTTTTATGATAAATTAAAGGAACAATTAGAGGCTACCAGTTCATGGCCTTCCAACTATCTATATAAGTTTATAGTATTGTCCGACCAGAATAAGATAAACCGTATTCACAAGATTTTTGACAACATGGGAGCGGTAATAGAGTCCAAAAAGTCAAAAAATGGTAAATATACGAGCGTCTCGATTACGGTCAATTTGGAAAATCCAGACGAAGTCATTGCAAAATATAAGGAAGTAGGGGCTATAGAGGGGGTAATCTCCCTTTAA
- a CDS encoding AAA family ATPase, with protein sequence MDFKRIVITGAPGTGKTSVIKSLENAGYHCFHEIIRTMTLEAKKSQHPDSPLSNPIDFVDDSLAFNRALILGRLEQFKEASQIREKLVFYDRGTPDVLAYMDYFGQTQQQDFKDICEKNKYCQVFILPPWEEIYEQDNERLESYSQAVDLHVHLEETYSSLGYSPIEVPFGTVDERLAFILNKTNI encoded by the coding sequence TTGGACTTTAAAAGAATTGTTATCACCGGTGCCCCGGGTACCGGAAAAACGTCCGTCATAAAATCATTGGAAAATGCCGGCTACCATTGTTTCCATGAAATTATACGGACCATGACCCTAGAGGCCAAAAAAAGCCAGCATCCCGATTCACCTTTGAGCAACCCCATTGATTTTGTGGATGATTCACTGGCATTTAACCGTGCCCTGATTTTAGGTAGATTGGAACAGTTCAAAGAAGCTTCCCAAATTAGAGAAAAGTTAGTCTTCTATGATCGCGGAACACCGGATGTTCTGGCCTATATGGACTATTTTGGGCAAACCCAACAGCAAGATTTTAAGGATATATGTGAGAAGAACAAATATTGCCAAGTCTTTATTTTACCTCCTTGGGAGGAAATCTATGAACAGGATAACGAACGATTGGAAAGTTATTCGCAAGCTGTGGACCTTCACGTACATCTGGAAGAAACGTATTCATCATTGGGCTATTCCCCCATAGAGGTTCCGTTTGGAACAGTTGATGAAAGGCTAGCCTTCATTCTTAATAAGACCAACATATAG
- a CDS encoding RecQ family ATP-dependent DNA helicase, whose translation MSTEPHRILQQYWGYPNFKGSQEVIINAALKGQDVLALLPTGGGKSICFQVPAMAQEGICIVVSPLISLIQNQVAQLKNLGIKAIGMTGGLKFVEVNDLLDNCIYGNYKFIYLSPERLEQEIIRDRIRQMNVNFLVVDEAHCISQWGHDFRPAYLKCQILRELQPDAPMLALTATATPKVTQDIIEHLQLLNPLVQKDSFSRSNIAFQVHYNEDKSHQLLHYCKQLRSSGIVYTRSRKVTKELSSYLIKNGISSTFYHGGIPEKDKKDKLEKWLKNDITIIVATNAFGMGIDKPDVELVVHYQIPDCIENYFQEAGRAGRNGEKAQAILLTNKTDIELGKKQFLSVLPDVSFVKYIYNKLNNYFQIAYGEGSNEKYRLNFNEFCSVYQLNSLLSYNVLKILDRNSVIALSESFHRMTGIQFISSKENIMTYLSRNTFLDDLVKLILRTYGGIFENETHINTFTLAQKLNYPEKKVLDYLEILEKDEIVDYKASHSDLELTFLVPREDGHTINRFARNITEQNELKKFQVDAILGYINNNKICRSKQLLHYFGEKSSKDCGICDVCVNDTSNREELSDLKEQIISLLRKQTASSKKMQSALGCSSNDLVFILKELLEEGSITLNLKNEYKIVV comes from the coding sequence GTGAGTACCGAACCACATAGAATCCTACAACAATATTGGGGTTATCCAAATTTTAAGGGCTCCCAGGAAGTTATTATTAATGCAGCACTAAAGGGACAAGATGTTCTGGCACTATTACCTACAGGAGGAGGCAAATCCATATGTTTCCAAGTTCCTGCTATGGCTCAGGAGGGAATTTGTATTGTGGTTTCCCCACTGATTTCCCTAATCCAGAATCAGGTTGCCCAACTAAAGAACCTTGGCATCAAGGCAATAGGAATGACTGGAGGGCTGAAATTTGTGGAGGTCAACGACCTACTGGACAATTGTATTTATGGGAACTATAAGTTTATTTACCTCTCACCGGAACGTTTGGAACAAGAAATTATCCGCGACCGGATACGCCAAATGAACGTTAATTTTCTGGTCGTAGATGAGGCCCATTGTATTTCCCAATGGGGCCATGATTTTCGTCCTGCATATCTCAAGTGTCAAATATTAAGGGAACTACAGCCGGATGCACCCATGCTGGCATTGACGGCAACTGCAACCCCAAAAGTCACCCAGGATATTATAGAACACTTGCAATTATTAAATCCATTGGTGCAAAAAGACTCCTTTTCCAGGAGCAACATCGCTTTCCAAGTCCATTATAATGAAGATAAGAGCCATCAACTATTACATTATTGCAAACAACTTAGAAGTAGTGGAATTGTTTACACCCGATCCAGAAAGGTTACGAAGGAACTAAGCTCCTATCTAATCAAGAATGGTATCTCCTCCACATTTTACCATGGTGGTATACCCGAAAAAGACAAAAAGGACAAGTTGGAAAAATGGCTTAAAAATGACATTACGATCATAGTGGCCACAAATGCCTTTGGCATGGGCATCGACAAGCCAGATGTTGAATTGGTGGTGCACTATCAAATTCCGGACTGTATTGAAAATTATTTTCAGGAGGCCGGAAGAGCTGGTAGAAATGGTGAAAAGGCCCAAGCTATACTGCTAACTAACAAAACCGATATAGAACTGGGAAAGAAACAGTTTTTAAGCGTATTGCCGGATGTTTCCTTCGTCAAGTACATTTATAACAAATTGAACAATTATTTTCAAATTGCCTATGGAGAGGGAAGCAACGAAAAATATCGGCTCAATTTCAATGAATTCTGTTCCGTCTATCAGTTAAACTCCCTATTGAGTTATAATGTGTTGAAAATTTTGGACAGGAATTCAGTCATTGCGCTATCGGAATCCTTTCATAGAATGACCGGCATACAATTTATTTCTTCCAAGGAAAATATCATGACTTATTTGAGCAGAAATACTTTTTTAGATGATTTGGTCAAATTGATACTAAGGACATACGGTGGCATCTTTGAAAATGAAACCCACATCAATACCTTTACCCTTGCACAAAAATTGAACTATCCGGAAAAAAAAGTACTTGATTACTTGGAGATTTTAGAGAAGGATGAAATTGTAGATTACAAGGCATCCCACAGCGACCTTGAACTTACTTTTTTGGTACCTCGGGAGGATGGCCATACCATTAATAGGTTTGCAAGGAACATTACCGAGCAAAATGAACTGAAAAAATTTCAAGTTGATGCCATTCTAGGATATATCAATAACAATAAAATTTGTAGAAGTAAACAGTTATTGCACTACTTTGGGGAGAAGTCTTCCAAGGACTGCGGAATCTGCGATGTTTGTGTGAACGATACATCAAATAGGGAAGAGTTATCTGACCTTAAAGAACAAATCATTTCCCTTTTAAGAAAACAGACAGCCTCTTCCAAAAAAATGCAAAGTGCCCTAGGTTGTTCCTCCAATGATTTGGTTTTCATCCTAAAGGAGCTTCTAGAAGAAGGTAGCATTACCTTAAATTTAAAGAATGAGTATAAAATTGTAGTATGA
- the fmt gene encoding methionyl-tRNA formyltransferase, which translates to MKKLRIVFMGTPDFAVGILDSILNTNYNVVGVITAPDRPAGRGRKLNESSVKKYAMEKGLHILQPTNLKSEEFLNELKLLKANLQVVVAFRMLPRVVWQMPAYGTFNLHASLLPQYRGAAPINWAIINGETKTGVTTFFIDEKIDTGAIILQKEIEIDPEENAGSLHDKLMVLGSVVVLDTIQRIANDNFETEEQENPKELKLAHKIHRDTCRIDWDQPMDNIFNFIRGLSPYPAAWTMLHDGKDETITKIYKVSKEPGRHGLKNGTLINEKNELRVAVTGGYLNILEVQLQGKRKMPIKDLLNGLNLSKNAHLG; encoded by the coding sequence ATGAAAAAGTTAAGAATTGTGTTCATGGGTACCCCGGATTTTGCTGTAGGCATCCTAGATTCCATATTGAATACCAACTATAACGTTGTGGGTGTTATAACCGCTCCGGATAGGCCTGCAGGAAGAGGAAGAAAATTAAATGAATCTTCCGTGAAAAAATATGCCATGGAAAAAGGCCTTCATATTTTGCAGCCCACCAATCTCAAGAGCGAAGAATTTCTCAATGAGCTGAAATTGCTGAAAGCCAACCTGCAAGTTGTAGTAGCCTTTAGAATGCTTCCTAGGGTAGTTTGGCAAATGCCTGCATACGGGACATTCAATCTTCATGCCTCACTTCTTCCGCAATATAGGGGAGCTGCGCCTATTAACTGGGCCATAATTAATGGCGAAACAAAGACCGGCGTCACTACATTTTTTATAGATGAAAAAATAGATACCGGAGCAATTATCCTCCAAAAAGAAATCGAAATAGATCCTGAAGAAAATGCAGGTTCCTTGCATGACAAACTTATGGTCCTGGGTTCTGTAGTTGTTTTGGACACCATCCAAAGGATTGCTAATGATAATTTTGAAACTGAGGAACAGGAAAACCCAAAGGAACTTAAGTTGGCACATAAGATACATAGGGATACCTGTAGAATCGATTGGGACCAACCCATGGATAATATATTCAACTTCATAAGGGGACTTAGCCCCTACCCCGCTGCCTGGACCATGCTCCATGATGGGAAAGATGAAACGATTACCAAAATCTACAAAGTCTCCAAAGAGCCGGGAAGGCATGGATTAAAAAATGGGACCCTTATAAATGAAAAAAATGAATTGAGGGTTGCCGTAACAGGAGGGTACTTAAATATACTGGAAGTACAGCTTCAAGGGAAAAGAAAAATGCCTATTAAGGACCTACTAAACGGACTAAATCTATCAAAAAATGCCCATCTTGGCTAA
- a CDS encoding HU family DNA-binding protein, translating into MNKTELIDAMAADAGITKAAAKKSLESFLGNVEGALKKGDRVSLVGFGSWSVSKRNAREGRNPSTGKTIQIAAKNVVKFKAGSDLSDAVN; encoded by the coding sequence ATGAACAAAACAGAATTGATCGATGCAATGGCAGCAGACGCAGGCATCACTAAAGCAGCGGCTAAGAAGTCATTGGAATCTTTCTTAGGAAATGTTGAAGGTGCTCTTAAAAAGGGCGATAGAGTCTCTCTAGTTGGTTTCGGATCTTGGTCCGTATCTAAAAGAAATGCAAGAGAAGGTAGAAACCCATCTACAGGTAAAACCATCCAAATCGCAGCCAAAAACGTTGTTAAGTTTAAAGCAGGTTCTGATTTAAGCGATGCAGTAAACTAA
- a CDS encoding YqgE/AlgH family protein codes for MVHLKPNKGKLLIAEPSLTGDVSFNRSVVLLAEHNEEGSVGFILNKPLEYQISDLVSEISKPFQVYNGGPVEQDNLYFIHKVPQLIDNSVEISDGIYWGGDFDKTVDLINNHIISEDDIRFFLGYSGWSSLQLDKELSSNTWIVAKNEHQSQIIQKSSSAFWKEKMLELGGDYLLWSNAPENPSLN; via the coding sequence ATGGTCCATTTGAAACCAAATAAAGGAAAGTTATTGATTGCAGAACCTTCACTAACCGGAGATGTTTCCTTTAATAGGTCTGTAGTACTCTTGGCCGAGCACAATGAGGAGGGTTCCGTTGGATTCATATTGAACAAGCCATTGGAATATCAGATAAGTGATTTGGTATCCGAAATTTCCAAACCATTTCAAGTATACAATGGAGGTCCAGTGGAACAGGACAATCTTTACTTCATACACAAGGTTCCCCAATTAATAGACAATAGTGTAGAAATTTCGGACGGTATTTATTGGGGAGGAGACTTTGATAAGACTGTAGATCTTATAAACAATCACATCATTAGCGAGGATGATATCCGATTTTTTCTTGGTTATTCAGGATGGTCGTCCTTACAATTGGACAAGGAACTTTCATCCAATACTTGGATTGTGGCAAAAAACGAGCACCAAAGTCAAATCATACAAAAATCTTCTAGTGCCTTCTGGAAGGAAAAAATGTTGGAACTTGGTGGAGATTATTTATTATGGTCCAATGCCCCGGAAAATCCAAGTCTTAATTAG
- a CDS encoding aminotransferase class IV: MINLNGELYGDNHYFLNQNNRGFRYGDSLFETLRVVNGHIYFLEEHYLRLMASMRILRMEIPMNFTMDFFEEEIIKTIQGNVNGPAHRVRFSVYRNNGGLYTPKTNEISYVIEAKSLQSTFYVLGDATYEVELFKDFYVNPDMLSNLKTNNKILNVVAGIYSQENDYQNCLLLNQDKQVVEAINGNVFLVSGNIIKTPPLKDGCIDGIIRKKLISMLKDDENFVIKEESISPFGLQKADEMFITNTISGIISVTNYRKKEFSTEIAKKMVGRLNALARIAI; encoded by the coding sequence ATGATAAATTTGAATGGTGAATTGTACGGTGACAACCATTATTTTCTTAATCAGAACAATCGTGGTTTTCGTTATGGAGATTCCCTTTTTGAGACCCTTAGGGTGGTAAACGGCCATATATACTTTCTAGAGGAACATTACCTAAGACTTATGGCCTCTATGCGGATTCTTAGGATGGAGATTCCCATGAATTTTACCATGGATTTTTTTGAAGAGGAAATTATTAAGACCATACAAGGGAATGTCAATGGCCCTGCCCATAGAGTGCGTTTCTCGGTATATAGAAACAATGGCGGACTGTATACGCCAAAGACCAACGAGATTTCCTATGTGATTGAAGCTAAAAGTTTACAATCAACTTTCTACGTGTTGGGCGATGCTACCTACGAAGTGGAACTTTTCAAAGATTTCTATGTAAACCCGGATATGCTATCAAATCTTAAGACGAACAATAAAATTTTAAATGTTGTAGCGGGAATTTACTCCCAGGAAAATGATTATCAAAACTGCCTTTTACTTAATCAGGACAAGCAAGTAGTAGAGGCCATCAATGGAAATGTATTTTTGGTTTCCGGTAATATTATCAAGACTCCCCCCTTAAAAGATGGGTGTATAGACGGAATCATCAGGAAGAAATTGATTTCTATGTTAAAGGATGATGAAAACTTCGTAATCAAAGAAGAAAGTATTTCCCCTTTTGGACTTCAAAAGGCCGATGAGATGTTTATCACCAATACGATTAGTGGAATTATTTCTGTGACTAATTACCGAAAAAAGGAGTTCAGTACTGAAATCGCCAAAAAAATGGTTGGGAGACTTAATGCCTTGGCACGTATAGCTATCTAA
- a CDS encoding START-like domain-containing protein — protein MSEKIKFEIEYVIQSSPQLLYQYLVTPSGLSEWFADNVNSRGEKYIFIWDGAEEEAKLLKRKSDEFVRFSWTEGDDDTYFEMKIIVDEITKDVSLFITDFADEDEVDEAKMLWENQVSDLKQVLGSK, from the coding sequence ATGAGCGAAAAAATAAAATTTGAAATAGAATACGTCATACAATCTTCTCCACAGCTACTATATCAGTATTTGGTTACACCTTCAGGTCTGTCCGAATGGTTTGCAGATAATGTGAACTCCCGGGGCGAGAAATATATTTTTATTTGGGACGGTGCAGAGGAAGAGGCTAAATTACTCAAGAGGAAATCCGATGAGTTTGTAAGGTTTTCTTGGACAGAGGGGGATGATGATACCTATTTTGAAATGAAGATTATTGTTGATGAAATAACCAAGGACGTTTCTTTGTTCATAACTGATTTTGCGGATGAGGACGAAGTGGACGAGGCTAAAATGTTGTGGGAAAATCAAGTGTCCGATTTAAAACAGGTATTAGGCTCAAAATAA
- a CDS encoding AAA family ATPase has product MKFKSVEISGFRAYDKSEDATFKFTTPEGEVLNFISLYAPNGFGKTSFYDAVEWGITNNVSRLWRRGKDTEKSINTLRELDTDKKQVNLLRNTNTSGPTFVRYFTDRDEKPVERLLKVHGSNKADTKKDVGEQLAFRDVILSQEWISAFLKEDDGEIRYSKFMKNHELQETDVYYQKIKVLQETNKKHLAELRENIKVLKSKISEEDEEDILETVNNLIQKINTDYQKPISDLITLSASKKEIKDLQDVLAKALIEEDNSTDLALLLMAIENAIVGKEGLFSKKQYFEARDNLRKLIAEIKAIEENLKQFERLEAAQNELESGNSEREALQGKAKILERLITQFDNYLETQKEIDDKHEEQKDLRKQKSKLDKEIEQVRRKQIDEKATLDSLAKNKVGLEKEQESLPKLKENLEKTATAIDQGEKRILDLEDIMDKHRADLEKIDEQISELELVKREAKEGQYALTSVSESPRLNKVVEDLLAKSQQKFTIKNELKQLAETITQQEELNTTIQGFIASGLDIVNRNETDSCPLCEHQYDSYKTLADKISNNRALSESLKILLEQKNRSLDEMAKIDTELEKLLNDLMLFYDNGLKNLKERRIQIDNSRTEDQKLLKAQESDLAKLKENQAGLINKTNGKSFENHTSALKESLKGILKNLEDTRTKLAKTDQELTNLETNEKEIIGRIELIATEIENLKSGKSFIEIENWFEDNNPGQKINKGFLEKQTKKNQSALDKVQELLAELRKEIQNLEENLKSLSQNNQQSKLSGAEDQKKDLEKKIAAYERFLQESLSIEGPELSDEALTRLLSQKENETKAQLKKTKKKLEDYRKLDKYSQNIVPFLERKNAKIELEKEEGELALVKKSVTPIINAEVKKTKEFLENKIKEFFYVELINEIYEKIDPHPEFKSVEFKANFDLGTPSLDVFVKDNNNQSTLIPNLYFSTAQINILSLSIFLASALNSHEYDCIFIDDPIQSMDSINVLSTIDLLRSIVINQEKQIILSTHDQNFHNLLKKKIPSRIFKSKFMELESFGKVKDDRQLTN; this is encoded by the coding sequence ATGAAGTTTAAATCCGTAGAAATATCCGGTTTCAGGGCCTATGACAAGTCAGAAGATGCCACGTTCAAATTTACAACGCCAGAAGGTGAGGTATTGAATTTTATATCCCTATATGCCCCAAACGGTTTTGGAAAGACTTCTTTTTATGACGCGGTCGAATGGGGCATAACCAACAATGTAAGTAGGCTTTGGCGCAGGGGCAAGGATACCGAAAAATCAATAAACACCCTTCGTGAATTGGACACGGATAAAAAGCAGGTAAATCTATTAAGGAATACAAATACTTCTGGTCCAACTTTCGTACGATACTTCACCGATCGTGACGAGAAACCGGTTGAACGGCTTTTAAAGGTGCACGGTTCAAACAAAGCAGACACAAAAAAGGATGTTGGTGAACAACTGGCATTTCGAGATGTGATTTTGTCACAAGAATGGATTTCCGCCTTCTTAAAAGAGGATGACGGCGAAATACGATACAGCAAGTTTATGAAGAATCATGAACTTCAAGAAACCGATGTTTATTATCAAAAAATAAAAGTATTACAAGAAACCAATAAAAAACATTTAGCTGAACTAAGGGAAAATATCAAGGTCTTAAAATCAAAAATCTCGGAAGAGGACGAAGAGGATATTTTGGAAACAGTTAATAACCTTATACAGAAGATAAATACCGATTATCAAAAGCCCATTTCCGATTTGATAACGCTATCTGCATCAAAGAAGGAAATTAAGGATTTACAAGATGTTTTGGCCAAAGCATTGATAGAAGAAGACAACTCAACAGATTTGGCGTTACTGTTAATGGCAATTGAGAATGCGATTGTTGGTAAAGAAGGTTTGTTTTCTAAAAAACAATATTTTGAGGCTAGAGATAACCTAAGGAAATTAATTGCTGAAATCAAAGCCATAGAAGAAAACCTAAAACAGTTCGAGAGGCTTGAAGCTGCTCAGAATGAACTTGAAAGTGGAAATTCGGAAAGAGAGGCTTTACAAGGAAAGGCCAAGATCTTGGAAAGGTTAATAACCCAGTTTGACAACTATCTTGAAACCCAGAAAGAAATAGATGATAAACATGAAGAACAGAAAGATTTAAGAAAACAAAAATCAAAGCTAGATAAAGAAATCGAGCAAGTTCGGAGAAAGCAGATTGATGAAAAGGCAACTTTGGACAGTTTGGCCAAAAATAAAGTTGGTCTAGAAAAAGAACAGGAGTCCTTACCCAAGTTAAAAGAGAACCTCGAAAAAACAGCTACCGCTATTGACCAGGGAGAAAAAAGAATATTGGACCTTGAAGATATAATGGATAAGCACAGGGCTGATTTAGAAAAAATTGACGAGCAAATTTCTGAACTTGAGCTGGTGAAAAGGGAAGCTAAAGAAGGGCAATATGCACTTACATCCGTTTCGGAAAGTCCGCGTTTGAATAAAGTGGTAGAAGATTTACTGGCAAAATCACAACAAAAATTCACCATTAAAAACGAGCTAAAACAGCTAGCGGAAACTATAACGCAACAAGAAGAGCTTAATACTACTATCCAAGGTTTTATAGCATCAGGTTTGGATATTGTGAATCGCAATGAAACGGATTCTTGCCCACTGTGCGAACACCAATATGATTCGTATAAAACATTGGCAGATAAAATATCCAACAATCGAGCTTTGTCCGAATCCTTAAAAATTCTTCTCGAACAAAAAAATAGGTCGCTCGATGAAATGGCAAAAATCGACACCGAACTGGAAAAGTTGCTAAATGATTTGATGTTATTTTATGACAATGGACTCAAGAACCTTAAAGAAAGAAGGATCCAAATTGATAACAGTAGAACTGAGGACCAAAAATTATTAAAGGCCCAAGAGAGTGATTTGGCCAAGCTTAAAGAGAACCAAGCCGGGCTGATAAACAAAACCAATGGCAAGTCATTTGAGAACCATACAAGTGCTTTAAAAGAATCGCTAAAAGGCATTTTGAAAAATTTGGAGGATACAAGAACCAAATTAGCCAAGACCGATCAAGAATTGACAAACCTAGAAACAAATGAAAAAGAAATTATTGGTAGAATTGAATTGATTGCCACGGAAATTGAAAATTTAAAATCTGGGAAAAGCTTTATCGAAATAGAGAATTGGTTTGAAGACAACAATCCGGGTCAAAAAATCAATAAGGGGTTTCTTGAAAAGCAAACTAAAAAAAATCAATCGGCATTAGACAAGGTTCAGGAATTGCTGGCAGAGCTACGGAAGGAAATCCAAAACCTGGAAGAAAATCTAAAATCCCTTAGCCAAAATAACCAGCAAAGCAAACTAAGCGGTGCCGAAGACCAAAAAAAAGATTTAGAAAAGAAAATTGCAGCTTATGAAAGATTCCTTCAAGAAAGCCTATCCATTGAAGGCCCCGAGTTAAGCGATGAAGCGCTTACGCGGTTGTTGTCACAAAAAGAAAATGAGACTAAAGCACAACTGAAAAAAACCAAGAAAAAACTTGAAGATTACAGAAAGCTGGACAAATACAGCCAAAATATAGTTCCGTTTTTAGAGCGCAAGAATGCCAAGATTGAATTGGAGAAAGAAGAAGGTGAACTGGCTCTAGTGAAAAAATCGGTCACACCTATTATAAATGCCGAGGTTAAAAAAACTAAAGAGTTCCTTGAAAATAAAATTAAGGAGTTCTTTTATGTGGAATTAATCAATGAGATTTATGAAAAAATTGATCCGCACCCTGAATTCAAATCTGTCGAATTCAAGGCTAATTTTGACTTAGGTACTCCTAGCTTGGATGTTTTTGTGAAAGATAACAACAATCAAAGTACATTAATACCAAACTTATATTTTAGTACGGCCCAAATAAATATTTTAAGTTTAAGTATTTTCTTGGCCTCTGCCTTAAATTCTCATGAATACGATTGCATTTTTATAGATGACCCTATTCAATCAATGGACAGTATCAATGTTCTTTCTACCATTGATTTATTGAGAAGTATAGTGATTAACCAAGAGAAACAAATAATACTTTCCACTCACGATCAAAATTTTCACAACCTTCTTAAAAAGAAAATACCGTCTAGGATTTTTAAATCAAAGTTTATGGAGCTGGAAAGTTTTGGCAAAGTTAAGGACGATCGGCAGCTTACCAATTGA
- a CDS encoding ABC-three component system middle component 1: protein MKDSSPSGNVKEAFQEQFLDLSLLYEEIDLGNGKAHAFFVDIEGYEVLEESWQQIVNLIAINFQNKLEKEFERWNIYLFFRLSEAVDKGLKYKIENDTFSCRKIIIDKSESHKSAVEDHILNKLVNIGVSTQSTQNVFEPNKIIQEVLKGKTLKKINTTPDARKAYDLLVEKIINKK, encoded by the coding sequence ATGAAAGATTCATCCCCGAGTGGTAACGTAAAGGAAGCTTTTCAAGAACAATTCTTGGATTTATCACTATTATACGAGGAGATAGATTTGGGAAACGGTAAGGCGCACGCTTTTTTTGTTGATATTGAAGGGTACGAGGTCTTGGAAGAAAGCTGGCAACAAATAGTGAACCTTATTGCGATTAATTTCCAAAATAAATTGGAGAAGGAATTTGAACGTTGGAATATCTATTTGTTTTTCAGGCTTTCTGAAGCGGTGGACAAGGGTCTAAAATACAAGATTGAGAACGACACATTTTCCTGTAGAAAGATAATCATTGATAAGAGTGAAAGTCACAAATCCGCGGTAGAGGACCACATATTGAATAAGCTTGTCAATATTGGTGTTTCCACACAGAGTACACAAAATGTCTTTGAACCAAACAAAATAATACAAGAAGTTCTAAAGGGTAAGACATTAAAAAAAATTAACACAACGCCTGATGCCCGCAAAGCATATGACCTATTGGTCGAAAAAATCATAAACAAGAAATGA